One Pseudoalteromonas undina genomic region harbors:
- a CDS encoding YcgL domain-containing protein has protein sequence MLTAVYKSKKKADTFLFIEKRDDFSKVPEPLMAMFGQPQYVMIINLAKRTQLGVADLDTLKQSLSDQGYYLQIPPPEENLLSQLRKQNGVDSD, from the coding sequence ATGCTAACTGCGGTATATAAAAGTAAGAAAAAAGCAGATACTTTCTTATTTATTGAAAAAAGAGACGATTTTAGTAAAGTTCCGGAACCTTTAATGGCCATGTTTGGTCAACCTCAGTACGTGATGATCATTAACTTAGCTAAGCGAACTCAATTAGGCGTAGCGGATTTAGACACTTTAAAACAGTCGCTTAGCGACCAAGGCTATTATTTACAAATTCCGCCACCAGAGGAAAACTTGCTGAGTCAATTAAGAAAACAAAATGGAGTAGATAGTGATTAA
- a CDS encoding lytic murein transglycosylase yields the protein MIKKLAVVLCGVCLSSSVMAKTQAEFQQYLTNLKQEAIAKGYDTQLIEQAFATASYKEKVISADKNQPEVKETLETYLPKRVPQWKIDRARKLYKENQEVLEKVAKDFGVQARFIVAIWGLESNFGAIQGGHNVISSLVTLAFDGRREALYKRQLWAALDILKSGHITLDKFKGSWAGAMGQTQFMPTSFNAYAVDYNNDGRKDIWTTKEDAFASIANYLKQEGWDDNLTWGRQVQLPADFDQQYILKRGTKTRKQWLEYWNNSERSLADWQALGVRRADGSDLPNVAVDAALVMPDDVNGRMYLAYDNYKVFMHWNRSYYFATSVGYLSDRIAYPKI from the coding sequence GTGATTAAAAAATTAGCAGTTGTATTGTGTGGTGTATGTTTAAGCTCATCGGTGATGGCAAAAACCCAAGCTGAGTTTCAACAATACCTTACTAATTTAAAGCAAGAGGCAATAGCTAAAGGCTACGATACTCAGTTAATTGAGCAAGCATTTGCCACTGCATCTTATAAAGAAAAAGTGATTTCTGCAGATAAAAATCAGCCTGAAGTAAAAGAAACACTGGAAACATATTTACCAAAACGTGTGCCTCAATGGAAAATTGATCGTGCGCGTAAATTATATAAAGAAAACCAAGAAGTTTTAGAGAAGGTCGCAAAAGACTTTGGTGTTCAAGCACGCTTTATCGTGGCTATTTGGGGCTTAGAGAGTAATTTTGGTGCCATTCAAGGTGGCCACAACGTGATTTCATCGTTGGTAACACTAGCATTTGATGGACGCCGTGAAGCACTATACAAACGCCAATTATGGGCTGCACTGGATATATTAAAGTCGGGTCATATTACGCTTGATAAATTTAAAGGCTCATGGGCAGGTGCAATGGGGCAAACTCAATTTATGCCAACCTCATTTAATGCCTATGCTGTAGATTACAACAATGATGGCCGCAAAGATATTTGGACAACCAAGGAAGACGCGTTTGCCTCTATTGCTAATTACTTAAAGCAAGAGGGCTGGGATGACAACTTAACCTGGGGTCGCCAAGTTCAATTACCTGCTGATTTTGACCAGCAGTATATTTTAAAGCGCGGTACTAAAACACGTAAGCAATGGCTTGAATATTGGAACAATTCAGAGCGCTCACTCGCTGATTGGCAAGCATTAGGGGTTCGTCGTGCTGATGGCAGCGATTTACCAAATGTTGCTGTGGATGCTGCACTAGTGATGCCTGATGATGTAAATGGGCGCATGTATTTAGCATACGACAACTACAAGGTATTTATGCACTGGAATCGGTCATATTACTTTGCAACTAGCGTGGGCTATTTGTCAGATAGAATTGCTTACCCAAAGATTTAA
- a CDS encoding GbsR/MarR family transcriptional regulator yields the protein MTLSEKNFAFVMHCGEMGSRWGFNRTIGQMCGLLIITKDPMTANQIADALSISRGNVSMGIKELQSWQLIKVMHIPGDRKEYYAPAGDIWDMANRVFEERKKREVEPTLSLLRDNLLDEASNDDEIYAQKQMGEIHNLLETVTKWSSELQRLTPEQLNKLMKLGSGIGKVIDLKDKIFKKEI from the coding sequence ATGACATTATCAGAAAAAAACTTTGCCTTTGTAATGCATTGTGGTGAGATGGGCAGCCGCTGGGGATTTAATCGCACCATTGGACAAATGTGTGGTTTATTGATTATTACTAAAGATCCAATGACGGCAAATCAAATCGCTGATGCGCTAAGTATCTCTCGCGGTAACGTGAGTATGGGGATCAAAGAATTACAATCTTGGCAGCTGATCAAAGTAATGCATATCCCAGGAGATAGAAAAGAGTACTATGCCCCTGCAGGCGATATTTGGGATATGGCAAATCGCGTATTCGAAGAGCGCAAAAAACGTGAAGTTGAGCCTACACTGAGCTTACTCCGAGATAACTTACTAGACGAAGCAAGTAACGACGATGAAATTTATGCTCAAAAACAAATGGGCGAAATCCATAACTTACTTGAAACAGTAACTAAATGGTCCTCAGAATTACAACGTTTAACTCCTGAGCAGCTTAATAAGCTAATGAAACTAGGTTCAGGGATTGGCAAAGTCATTGACCTAAAAGATAAAATATTTAAAAAAGAAATTTAG
- the adhP gene encoding alcohol dehydrogenase AdhP produces the protein MKAAINTEYKGKLAITDLPIPEVGPDDVLVKIAACGVCHTDLHACHGDWPVKPKMPLVPGHEGVGVIEKLGSNIKHLEVGDRVGVPWLYSACGHCEFCLDGRETLCLSQHNTGYSIDGGYAEYCLAHGDYIIKIPEGLGFAEAAPLFCAGVTTYKALKVSGAKPGQWVAIVGVGGLGHLAVQYAKAMGFNVIAVDTGKEKMALAKELGADITLDFKEVVPSEAIFEQVGGAHAVVCTAVSKPGFEQAYKSVRRGGKCVLVGLPPEDMPLPIFDTVLNGVSVVGSIVGTRKDLQECLEFAAQGKVKAIIEEKKLEDINEIFDDMLKGEINGRIVVTI, from the coding sequence ATGAAAGCAGCAATAAATACAGAATATAAAGGCAAGTTAGCGATCACCGATTTACCTATTCCAGAAGTAGGCCCTGACGACGTCCTAGTAAAAATAGCCGCTTGTGGTGTGTGCCACACTGATTTACACGCATGTCATGGTGATTGGCCGGTAAAACCAAAAATGCCATTAGTACCTGGACACGAAGGTGTTGGTGTAATAGAAAAACTAGGAAGTAATATTAAGCACTTAGAAGTGGGCGATAGAGTAGGCGTACCATGGCTATACAGTGCATGTGGCCATTGTGAGTTTTGTTTAGATGGACGCGAAACCCTTTGTTTATCGCAACATAATACGGGTTACTCTATTGACGGTGGGTATGCAGAATACTGTTTAGCTCATGGTGACTACATCATCAAAATACCGGAAGGTTTAGGTTTTGCTGAAGCTGCCCCCTTATTTTGTGCCGGCGTAACAACGTATAAAGCTTTAAAAGTGTCTGGCGCTAAACCAGGTCAATGGGTCGCTATTGTCGGTGTGGGTGGTTTAGGGCACTTAGCAGTGCAATATGCAAAAGCAATGGGCTTTAATGTTATTGCGGTAGATACTGGTAAAGAGAAAATGGCGCTAGCTAAAGAGTTGGGTGCTGATATTACGCTTGATTTTAAAGAAGTGGTGCCCAGTGAGGCCATTTTTGAGCAAGTAGGTGGCGCGCATGCTGTTGTTTGTACGGCAGTATCAAAACCAGGTTTTGAACAAGCTTATAAAAGTGTTCGCCGAGGGGGGAAATGTGTATTGGTTGGATTACCGCCTGAAGACATGCCATTGCCAATTTTTGACACCGTATTAAATGGTGTTTCAGTGGTTGGCTCTATTGTAGGTACGCGCAAAGACCTGCAAGAATGTCTTGAATTTGCTGCGCAAGGCAAAGTAAAAGCCATCATTGAAGAGAAAAAACTTGAAGATATTAATGAAATTTTTGATGACATGCTTAAAGGCGAAATAAACGGCCGCATAGTTGTTACGATTTAA
- a CDS encoding TonB-dependent receptor, which yields MKRFQYSLLTLACLNASLAMANESQVNSDIERISVYEQQNRVVMNSGLATKSDMSLMETPAPVVIVDKALIESQGIDSLQDVIRNVSGLTQAGNNYGIGDNLVIRGLGANYTYDGMYGGAGLGNTFNPTRSLTNVESIEVLKGPATGLYGMGSAGGVINLIEKKPQFNEQHTLEMDIGQWDSYSLALDSTNAITDDLAYRVMAKTASSDGFRDLKDQRDEIYSSLKYVLNDQQSFVLSGAYIKDAIAVDSIGHPIRIFNSKSVNGLTAGEVSGADLVNDPTASGLQLSEVQRNELTNSLASNDGLTPFNFGTNGIISPMAKDNEGEELRFKLAHNYYISDDLFLNQQLQYRNYTSSFARQTGAYNYVYWNRRGVINQDPRAPLVVDNVLHPFAARRQEYRQVEADEKSWQYFLDLRYDFMLGNIENELLVNANYEDRDIRFKQYSIYDADKVIKNKDGEVIYQGALPYIFDIRQPNWPADEFADYDPLKTSDYNKKVQAWGVGLQHVAYINDKITTRIGVAHNRIKQSYEHFGVDPRYSQSRANPTPEANTSDSGLTYNLGATYQVNADMALFLNHSKGRTAYSVLGSVAGNEADRDDSESVSNDLGFRFKAFDDQLLASIVVFESARTNLEYANPLYEAGVSAPNVVESFFDGEEQTKGVEIDLNAYLNDQWKVNINGVYQDARDKTNPNRDSYNTRQKGVPYVTASSWVTYSAALFELPHAVDLSAGLTFVDKRSTNSSSFGIDNGYVPAYTLYDAAVSYKADNWQMQLNINNLFNKKYYSKAMFLGGMPGEERNAKLSFSYTL from the coding sequence ATGAAAAGGTTTCAATACTCTCTCCTCACTCTGGCGTGCTTAAACGCAAGTTTAGCAATGGCTAACGAGTCACAAGTTAATTCAGATATTGAACGAATTAGCGTTTACGAGCAACAAAACCGAGTAGTGATGAATTCAGGTTTAGCGACTAAATCAGACATGTCACTAATGGAAACCCCTGCACCGGTGGTTATTGTTGATAAAGCACTGATTGAATCACAAGGTATTGATAGTCTTCAGGATGTGATCCGCAATGTGAGTGGCCTAACTCAAGCGGGTAATAACTATGGCATTGGTGACAACTTAGTTATTCGTGGATTGGGCGCTAATTACACTTACGATGGCATGTATGGCGGCGCAGGCTTAGGCAATACATTTAACCCTACGCGTTCTTTAACCAATGTTGAATCGATTGAAGTGTTAAAGGGTCCTGCAACTGGACTGTATGGTATGGGTAGTGCCGGTGGTGTGATCAACCTGATTGAAAAAAAACCACAGTTTAACGAGCAACATACCCTAGAAATGGATATCGGTCAGTGGGATAGTTATTCGCTTGCACTTGATAGCACCAATGCAATAACCGACGATTTAGCTTATCGTGTTATGGCCAAAACCGCCTCTAGCGATGGCTTTCGTGATTTAAAAGATCAGCGCGATGAAATTTACTCGTCTTTAAAATATGTGCTTAATGACCAACAATCTTTTGTATTGTCTGGGGCATATATTAAAGATGCTATTGCAGTGGACTCTATTGGCCACCCTATTCGTATTTTTAACAGTAAATCGGTTAACGGTTTAACTGCAGGAGAAGTATCAGGCGCCGATTTAGTTAATGACCCTACAGCAAGTGGCTTACAATTGAGTGAAGTACAACGAAATGAACTCACTAACTCTTTGGCAAGCAATGATGGCTTAACACCCTTTAACTTTGGTACCAATGGCATAATATCACCGATGGCAAAGGATAACGAAGGTGAAGAGCTGCGTTTTAAATTAGCGCACAATTACTACATTAGTGATGATTTATTTTTAAATCAACAGCTACAGTACCGTAATTACACTTCTAGCTTTGCCCGCCAAACAGGTGCTTATAATTATGTGTATTGGAACCGACGCGGTGTAATTAACCAAGATCCACGCGCACCGTTAGTTGTTGATAATGTATTACACCCATTTGCGGCCAGACGCCAAGAATATCGCCAAGTAGAAGCAGATGAGAAATCATGGCAATACTTTTTAGATTTACGTTATGACTTTATGCTCGGCAATATAGAAAACGAATTACTGGTTAATGCCAACTACGAAGACCGAGATATTCGTTTTAAACAATACTCCATTTATGATGCCGATAAGGTTATTAAAAACAAAGACGGTGAAGTGATTTATCAAGGTGCACTACCGTATATTTTTGATATACGCCAGCCAAATTGGCCTGCGGATGAATTTGCTGATTATGATCCGCTTAAAACCAGTGATTACAATAAAAAAGTACAAGCATGGGGCGTAGGCCTTCAACATGTTGCTTACATTAACGATAAGATCACTACTCGTATTGGTGTTGCTCATAATCGTATTAAACAAAGTTACGAGCACTTTGGTGTTGACCCTCGTTATAGTCAAAGCCGCGCAAATCCAACGCCAGAAGCAAATACCTCAGACAGTGGTTTAACGTATAACCTAGGTGCTACTTATCAAGTAAACGCTGATATGGCTTTGTTTTTAAATCACTCTAAAGGGCGCACAGCTTACAGTGTTCTTGGCTCTGTTGCCGGTAATGAAGCCGATAGAGACGATTCCGAATCTGTGAGTAATGATTTAGGATTTCGTTTTAAAGCATTTGATGACCAATTACTGGCATCAATTGTGGTATTTGAAAGTGCGCGTACTAATTTAGAATATGCCAACCCTCTTTATGAAGCCGGCGTGTCAGCACCTAATGTAGTAGAGAGCTTCTTTGATGGTGAAGAACAAACAAAAGGTGTAGAGATTGATTTAAATGCCTATTTGAACGATCAATGGAAAGTTAACATCAACGGTGTTTATCAAGATGCCAGAGATAAAACTAACCCAAATCGTGACAGTTATAATACTCGTCAAAAAGGGGTGCCTTATGTAACAGCAAGTTCATGGGTTACTTACTCAGCAGCGCTGTTTGAATTACCGCACGCAGTTGATTTAAGCGCAGGTTTAACATTTGTTGATAAGCGTAGTACTAACTCAAGTTCATTTGGTATTGATAATGGCTACGTACCCGCTTATACCTTATATGATGCTGCGGTTAGCTATAAAGCAGACAACTGGCAGATGCAATTAAACATTAATAACCTGTTTAATAAAAAATACTATTCTAAAGCCATGTTTTTAGGCGGAATGCCAGGTGAAGAACGTAATGCAAAGCTAAGCTTTAGTTACACACTTTAA
- a CDS encoding metal-dependent hydrolase family protein, whose product MKKHLLTLSIVLMSLTSASALATTYISAKALLDVETGELKANPLIAIDKGVISQIQFNKKPKLSSNDELINLPTLTLLPGLMDMHVHLTSDPTVSRSERLGQSVPRMAIKASYFAKQTLEAGFTTVRNLGAEGYSVIAVRDGVNAGDIIGPRIWAAGPSLSITGGHCDNNRLPPEMKYTATGVADGPWAVRIKVRENIKYGANAIKLCATGGVFSKGTKVGIQQYAFEEMKAIVDEAHMRELPVAAHAHGTNGIKTAIKAGVDSVEHASFLDDEAIALAKEHGTWLSMDIYNTEYTLSFGEQNGVDEENLNKERLVSKKQRDSFKRAVEAGVNMVFGTDAAIYPHGDNAKQFSRMVEFGMSELQAIQAATINSAKLLKADKQLGQIKTGFAADIIAVNTNPLKNISTLEQIPFVMKAGVIYKQ is encoded by the coding sequence ATGAAAAAACATTTATTGACTCTATCAATCGTATTAATGAGCTTAACCAGTGCAAGTGCACTAGCCACAACCTATATATCGGCCAAAGCTTTGCTAGATGTTGAAACAGGCGAACTTAAGGCTAATCCGCTGATTGCTATAGATAAAGGTGTTATTAGCCAAATCCAATTTAATAAAAAGCCCAAGCTTAGCAGTAATGATGAACTGATAAACCTACCAACGCTTACCCTGTTACCTGGGTTAATGGACATGCACGTACATTTAACCAGCGATCCAACTGTGTCTCGAAGTGAACGTTTAGGGCAATCTGTTCCGCGAATGGCCATTAAAGCCAGCTATTTTGCTAAGCAAACCTTAGAAGCTGGATTTACTACAGTAAGGAACTTAGGTGCTGAAGGCTACAGTGTTATTGCGGTGCGAGACGGTGTGAATGCAGGTGATATTATCGGCCCACGCATTTGGGCTGCAGGGCCTTCTTTGAGCATTACTGGTGGGCACTGCGATAATAATCGCTTACCTCCAGAGATGAAATATACTGCCACCGGCGTTGCTGATGGCCCGTGGGCTGTGCGTATTAAAGTGCGTGAAAATATAAAATATGGCGCTAATGCAATCAAACTATGCGCCACAGGCGGTGTATTCTCTAAAGGAACAAAAGTCGGCATACAGCAATACGCCTTTGAAGAAATGAAAGCCATTGTTGATGAAGCGCACATGCGTGAATTACCTGTTGCCGCTCATGCACATGGAACTAACGGTATTAAAACGGCAATTAAAGCCGGTGTAGATAGTGTTGAGCACGCTAGCTTTTTAGACGATGAAGCAATCGCGCTTGCAAAAGAGCATGGAACTTGGCTGTCTATGGATATTTATAATACCGAATATACGCTAAGCTTTGGTGAACAAAATGGCGTGGATGAAGAAAATCTAAATAAAGAACGTCTGGTATCAAAAAAACAACGCGATAGTTTTAAACGCGCGGTTGAAGCGGGTGTAAACATGGTGTTTGGAACCGACGCAGCTATTTACCCGCATGGCGATAACGCTAAGCAGTTCTCGCGAATGGTTGAATTTGGTATGAGTGAATTACAAGCCATCCAAGCCGCAACCATTAATAGTGCTAAATTATTAAAAGCTGATAAACAACTAGGGCAAATTAAAACTGGTTTTGCAGCTGATATTATAGCGGTAAACACTAACCCATTAAAAAACATTTCTACACTAGAGCAGATCCCATTCGTTATGAAAGCGGGTGTGATTTACAAACAGTAA
- a CDS encoding DUF885 domain-containing protein: protein MKVIKIALVASSVMFALSGCMSTSSQLNTNQSVAPVISELSAEQQLDVLVAQYYDESLAFNPLSATYNGRHEFDDQFLPEISQLNRDKKAAFYKKYQQRLTLIDESQLTCQALLNFEVLSRDLALKLEGMQYKNYLLPINQMSGAHNTFAGFGSGQSAQPFNTVADYQKFIKRADGFVKWLASVEQSMAQGVKNDVVLPMPLAKKLLPQFKAHVVTSAEDSLFYSPIKAMPDSFSADEKQQLRSQYTTLILDKLVPAYQRMSDFLLNDYIPYARDSVGYADLPNGKAWYEYQIKKNTTLSLLADEIHKIGLSEVARILSEMETVKETVGFEGELSAFFNHLRDSDEFYYKTADELITAYEQIKVKIDARLPKLFNIEPKAPYIVKAVEAYRAQSAAGASYAGPAPDGSRPGIFYINTYNLKAQPKFLLETLSIHEAAPGHHFQIALQQEVQSLPDFRKFGGYTVFAEGWALYAESLGKELGLFTDPYMWYGRLNDEQLRAMRLVLDTGFHAKGWTRQQGIDYMLANSSMAKSDVIAEVERYIAWPGQALSYKLGEFKIKELRDYAHQQLGEQFDIKAFHTQILIDGALPMPILEQKIKRWVKSQQ, encoded by the coding sequence ATGAAAGTTATTAAAATAGCATTGGTTGCCAGTAGCGTTATGTTTGCCTTAAGTGGTTGTATGAGCACCAGCTCACAATTAAACACAAATCAGTCAGTCGCACCTGTAATAAGCGAATTATCAGCCGAGCAGCAATTAGATGTGCTCGTTGCTCAGTACTACGATGAATCATTAGCTTTTAATCCATTAAGCGCTACTTACAATGGCCGCCATGAATTTGATGATCAATTTTTACCTGAAATATCGCAGCTTAATCGCGATAAAAAAGCCGCATTTTACAAAAAATATCAACAACGCTTAACGCTGATTGATGAATCACAACTGACCTGTCAAGCGCTACTGAATTTTGAAGTATTATCCCGAGATTTAGCCCTCAAGCTTGAGGGGATGCAATATAAAAATTATTTGTTACCGATAAATCAAATGTCGGGTGCGCATAATACCTTCGCTGGATTTGGTTCAGGACAAAGTGCTCAGCCTTTTAATACTGTTGCCGACTACCAAAAATTTATCAAGCGTGCAGATGGTTTCGTTAAATGGCTTGCAAGTGTTGAACAATCAATGGCGCAAGGCGTTAAAAACGATGTGGTACTGCCTATGCCATTAGCAAAAAAATTACTCCCGCAATTTAAAGCGCATGTTGTTACAAGCGCAGAAGATTCTCTCTTTTATTCGCCCATTAAAGCCATGCCCGACTCTTTTTCAGCTGATGAAAAGCAACAGTTAAGATCGCAATATACAACATTGATTTTAGATAAATTAGTGCCTGCATATCAGCGAATGAGCGATTTCTTACTTAACGATTATATTCCTTATGCCCGCGATTCTGTTGGTTATGCTGATTTACCCAATGGTAAAGCATGGTACGAATACCAAATAAAGAAAAATACTACGTTAAGTTTATTAGCGGATGAAATTCATAAGATTGGTTTAAGTGAAGTGGCAAGAATCTTAAGTGAGATGGAAACGGTTAAAGAAACCGTAGGATTTGAAGGAGAATTATCAGCATTTTTTAACCACTTACGTGACTCAGATGAGTTTTATTATAAAACAGCCGATGAGTTAATTACCGCCTATGAACAAATTAAAGTAAAAATAGACGCCCGCTTACCAAAGTTATTTAATATTGAGCCTAAGGCTCCTTATATTGTTAAAGCGGTTGAAGCCTATCGTGCCCAATCGGCTGCGGGAGCGTCGTATGCAGGACCAGCTCCTGATGGTTCGCGCCCAGGTATATTTTATATCAATACATACAACTTAAAAGCACAGCCTAAGTTCTTACTCGAAACGCTGTCTATTCATGAAGCCGCTCCGGGGCATCACTTTCAAATAGCGCTGCAACAAGAGGTGCAAAGCTTGCCCGATTTTCGTAAATTCGGCGGCTACACGGTGTTTGCTGAGGGTTGGGCATTATACGCAGAAAGCTTAGGCAAAGAACTGGGTTTATTTACCGATCCGTATATGTGGTATGGGCGTCTTAACGATGAGCAGTTAAGAGCGATGCGATTAGTGCTTGATACAGGTTTTCATGCCAAAGGTTGGACACGTCAACAGGGCATTGATTACATGCTAGCAAATTCTTCAATGGCAAAAAGTGATGTTATTGCTGAAGTTGAGCGCTATATCGCATGGCCTGGGCAAGCATTATCGTACAAATTGGGTGAGTTTAAAATTAAAGAGCTCAGAGATTACGCCCACCAGCAATTAGGTGAGCAATTCGATATTAAAGCGTTTCATACGCAAATATTGATTGATGGTGCATTACCTATGCCTATCCTTGAGCAAAAAATTAAACGTTGGGTTAAATCTCAGCAGTAA
- a CDS encoding YcgN family cysteine cluster protein: MFDQQLANTQFWLSKSLNEMNQQEWEAICDGCGKCCLNTFIDSEDEDDFTATDQLREGEQLIFTNIVCQYLDNNTCGCSEYENRQTLVPSCVKLTKENLKDIFFMPQSCSYRRLHEGRGLATWHPLLNNGDKTKMHELNISVKDKTVKDCDVKLEDFDLYIAEWPTKDCN; this comes from the coding sequence ATGTTTGATCAACAATTAGCAAATACCCAATTTTGGCTTAGCAAAAGCCTGAATGAAATGAACCAACAAGAATGGGAAGCCATTTGTGATGGATGTGGAAAGTGTTGTTTAAACACCTTTATTGACAGTGAAGACGAAGATGACTTTACTGCTACCGATCAGCTAAGAGAAGGCGAGCAACTTATATTCACTAATATTGTTTGCCAATACCTTGATAACAATACCTGTGGCTGTAGTGAATACGAAAACCGCCAAACCTTAGTCCCTTCGTGCGTTAAGCTCACTAAAGAAAACCTAAAAGACATCTTTTTCATGCCCCAAAGCTGTAGCTACCGCCGACTTCATGAAGGGCGCGGTTTAGCAACGTGGCATCCGTTACTTAATAACGGCGATAAAACTAAAATGCATGAGCTAAATATTTCAGTCAAAGATAAAACAGTAAAAGATTGTGATGTAAAACTGGAAGATTTTGACTTGTATATTGCCGAGTGGCCAACCAAGGATTGCAACTAG
- a CDS encoding RNA methyltransferase, which translates to MSKLQASIGLINPKSPTNVGAVLRAAGCYDAKQVFFTGNRYLNAQKFHTDTKNVVQRIPLTATDNLASVKPQDAKVVVIELIEGATPLPEFTHPENAFYVFGPEDGSVPKDVLKWCDEVVYIPTIGCMNLAATCNVVLYDRLAKLGGIQSSDETIISSRDTNNKMKWKKQP; encoded by the coding sequence GTGAGTAAGTTACAAGCAAGTATTGGTTTAATAAATCCTAAAAGCCCAACCAACGTGGGCGCGGTGTTACGCGCTGCTGGTTGTTATGACGCCAAGCAGGTATTTTTTACCGGCAACCGTTATTTAAATGCACAAAAATTTCATACTGATACTAAAAATGTGGTGCAACGTATTCCATTAACCGCCACCGACAATTTAGCATCAGTTAAGCCACAAGACGCAAAAGTAGTGGTAATAGAGCTAATTGAAGGTGCCACTCCTTTACCCGAGTTTACTCATCCTGAGAACGCATTTTATGTGTTTGGTCCAGAAGACGGCTCTGTGCCTAAAGACGTTTTAAAATGGTGCGACGAAGTTGTGTATATCCCAACTATAGGTTGTATGAATTTAGCGGCAACTTGTAATGTTGTTCTTTATGACCGACTCGCGAAATTGGGCGGAATTCAAAGCAGCGATGAAACCATTATTTCCTCACGCGATACTAATAATAAAATGAAATGGAAAAAACAACCTTAA